One genomic region from Balaenoptera musculus isolate JJ_BM4_2016_0621 chromosome X, mBalMus1.pri.v3, whole genome shotgun sequence encodes:
- the HCFC1 gene encoding host cell factor 1 isoform X12 has protein sequence MAWETILMDTLEDNIPRARAGHCAVAINTRLYIWSGRDGYRKAWNNQVCCKDLWYLETEKPPPPARVQLVRANTNSLEVSWGAVATADSYLLQLQKYDIPATAATATSPTPNPVPSVPANPPKSPAPAAAAPAVQPLTQVGITLLPQAAAAPPTTTTTIQVLPTVPGSSVSVPAATRTPGVPAVLKVTGPQATTGTPLVTMRPASQAGKAPVTVTSLPAGVRMVVPTQSAQGTVIGSSPQMSGMAALAAAAAATQKIPPSSAPTVLSVPAGTTIVKTVAVTPGTTTLPATVKVASSPVMVSNPATRMLKTAAAQVGTSVSSAANTSTRPIITVHKSGTVTVAQQAQVVTTVVGGVTKTITLVKSPISVPGGSALISNLGKVMSVVQTKPVQTSAVTGQASTGPVTQIIQTKGPLPAGTILKLVTSADGKPTTIITTTQASGAGTKPTILGISSVSPSTTKPGTTTIIKTIPMSAIITQAGATGRGLLQRAGVTSSPGIKSPITIITTKVMTSGTGAPAKIITAVPKIATGHGQQGVTQVVLKGAPGQPGTILRTVPMGGVRLVTPVTVSAVKPAVTTLVVKGTTGVTTLGTVTGTVSTSLAGAGGHSTSASLATPITTLGTIATLSSQVINPTAITVSAAQTTLTAAGGLTTPTITMQPVSQPTQVTLITAPSGVEAQPVHDLPVSILASPTTEQPTATVTIADSGQGDVQPGTVTLVCSNPPCETHETGTTNTATTTVVANLGGHPQPTQVQFVCDRQEAAASLVSSTVGQQNGSVVRVCSNPPCETHDTGTTNTATTATSNPLCETHETGTTSTATTAMSGIGAGQRRDVRYTCVASAVPAVVRVSMAAGASEGAQGSVKPSCQTRQTNATSTTMTVMATGAPCSAGPLFRPSLALEAGGRGATLVQLGPVSTQVRPGGEGGPLAGLGPLVSVGRQPEVHHAHTTYTATTARSTVGAGEPSEVQGMPTLGYESSPGAAVTAKALEALLCSSATVTQVCSNPPCETHETGTTPTPTTATSTGGAGQPEGGQQPPAGRPCETHQTASTGTTMSVSMGALLPDAAPSHRTLESALEGAAPPTVTPQAGASLLAPFPTQRVCSNPPCETHETGTTHTATTVTSNMSSNQDPPPPASDQGEVENTQGDGVNIPSSSPITTTVSSTLTRAVTTVTQSTPVPGPSVPKISSVTETTPGALTTEVPIPATITVTIANTETSDMPFSAVDILQPPEELQASPGPRQQLPPRQLLQPASAPLMGESAEVLSASQAPELQAAVDLSSTGDPSSGQEPASSAMVATVVVQPPPPTQSEVDQLSLPQELMAEAQAGTTTLMVTGLTPEELAVTAAAEAAAQAAATEEAQALAIQAVLQAAQQAVMAGTGEPMDTSEAAAAVTQAELSHLSAEGQEGQATTIPIVLTQQELAALVQQQQLQEAQAQQQQHHLPTEALAPADSLNDPAIESNCLNELAGAAPSTVALLPSTATESLAPSNTFVAPQPVVVASPAKLQAAATLTEVANGIESLGVKPDLPPPPSKAPVKKENQWFDVGVIKGTNVMVTHYFLPPDDAAPSDDDSGTVPDYNQLKKQELQPGTAYKFRVAGINACGRGPFSEISAFKTCLPGFPGAPCAIKISKSPDGAHLTWEPPSVTSGKIIEYSVYLAIQSSQAGGEPKSSTPAQLAFMRVYCGPSPSCLVQSSSLSNAHIDYTTKPAIIFRIAARNEKGYGPATQVRWLQETSKDSSGAKPASKRPMSSPEIEERKKKKEVEKEPVVA, from the exons GGAACAACCAGGTCTGCTGCAAGGACCTCTGGTACCTGGAAACGG AAAAGCCACCGCCCCCGGCCCGGGTACAGCTGGTACGAGCCAACACCAACTCCCTGGAGGTGAGCTGGGGGGCTGTGGCAACAGCCGACAGTTATCTTCTGCAGCTCCAGAAATATGACATTCCTGCCACGGCTGCTACTGCCACCTCCCCTACACCCAATCCAGTCCCATCTGTACCTGCCAACCCTCCCAAGAGCCCTGCCCCGGCAGCAGCCGCGCCTGCTGTGCAGCCACTGACCCAAGTAGGCATCACACTCCTGCCCCAAGCCGCCGCCGCACCCccgaccaccaccaccaccatccaggTTTTGCCGACGGTGCCTGGTAGCTCGGTCTCCGTGCCTGCCGCAACCAGGACTCCAG GTGTCCCCGCTGTTCTCAAAGTGACCGGTCCTCAGGCTACAACAGGAACCCCGTTAGTCACCATGCGACCTGCCAGCCAGGCTGGGAAAGCCCCCGTCACCGTGACCTCTCTTCCTGCAGGCGTGCGAATGGTCGTGCCTACGCAGAGCGCCCAGGGGACG GTCATCGGCAGTAGCCCGCAGATGAGTGGCATGGCGGCATTGGCAGCCGCGGCTGCCGCCACCCAGAAGATCCCTCCTTCCTCGGCACCCACGGTGCTGAGCGTCCCGGCCGGCACCACTATCGTCAAAACTGTGGCCGTGACGCCTGgcaccaccaccctcccagccACTGTGAAGGTGGCCTCCTCGCCAGTCATG GTGAGCAACCCAGCCACTCGAATGCTGAAGACTGCAGCCGCCCAGGTGGGGACGTCTGTCTCCTCTGCCGCCAACACGTCCACCCGCCCCATCATCACAGTACACAAGTCGGGGACTGTGACAGTGGCCCAGCAAGCACAGGTGGTGACCACAGTGGTGGGTGGGGTCACCAAGACCATCACCCTTGTGAAGAGCCCCATCTCTGTCCCAGGAGGCAGTGCTCTG aTTTCCAATTTAGGCAAAGTGATGTCAGTGGTCCAGACCAAACCAGTTCAGACTTCTGCAGTCACAGGCCAGGCGTCTACAGGCCCGGTGACTCAGATCATCCAG ACCAAAGGGCCCCTGCCAGCCGGGACTATCCTGAAGCTGGTGACATCAGCAGATGGGAAgcccaccaccatcatcactaccacGCAGGCCAGCGGGGCAGGGACTAAGCCCACCATCCTGGGCATCAGCAGCGTGTCCCCCAGCACCACCAAGCCCGGCACGACCACTATCATCAAGACCATCCCCATGTCGGCCATCATCACGCAGGCGGGCGCCACGGGTAGGGGCCTCCTCCAGCGTGCTG gtGTAACCAGCAGTCCCGGCATCAAGTCCcccatcaccattatcaccaccaAGGTTATGACTTCCGGAACTGGAGCCCCCGCCAAAATCATCACTGCTGTTCCCAAAATCGCCACTGGCCACGGGCAGCAAGGAGTGACCCAG GTGGTGCTGAAGGGCGCCCCCGGCCAGCCGGGCACCATCCTCCGCACCGTGCCCATGGGCGGCGTCCGCCTGGTCACCCCCGTTACCGTCTCCGCTGTCAAGCCGGCTGTCACCACGTTGGTCGTGAAGGGCACAACAG gCGTCACGACCCTAGGCACCGTGACAGGCACCGTGTCCACCAGCCTCGCCGGGGCCGGGGGCCACAGCACCAGCGCCTCCCTGGCCACACCCATCACCACCTTGGGCACCATCGCCACCCTCTCGAGCCAGGTGATCAACCCCACTGCCATCACCGTGTCGGCGGCGCAGACCACGCTGACGGCGGCTGGCGGGCTCACCACCCCCACCATCACCATGCAG CCTGTCTCCCAGCCTACCCAGGTGACTCTGATCACAGCGCCCAGCGGGGTCGAGGCCCAGCCTGTGCACGACCTCCCCGTGTCCATTCTGGCCTCGCCTACTACAGAACAGCCCACGGCCACGGTCACCATCGCTGACTCAGGCCAGGGTGACGTGCAGCCCGGCACTGTGACACTGGTGTGCTCCAACCCGCCCTGCGAGACCCACGAGACGGGCACCACCAACACGGCCACCACCACCGTCGTGGCTAATCTCGGGGGGCACCCGCAGCCCACCCAAGTGCAGTTTGTCTGCGACAGACAAGAGGCAGCTGCTTCTCTCGTGAGCTCCACAGTGGGCCAGCAGAACGGCAGCGTGGTTCGCGTCTGTTCCAACCCGCCGTGCGAGACCCACGACACGGGCACCACCAACACGGCCACCACCGCCACCTCCAACCCGCTGTGCGAGACCCACGAGACGGGCACCACCAGCACAGCCACCACTGCCATGTCGGGCATCGGAGCCGGGCAGCGGCGAGACGTCCGGTACACCTGTGTGGCAAGCGCCGTGCCCGCCGTGGTCCGGGTCAGCATGGCTGCCGGGGCGTCAGAGGGAGCCCAGGGCTCTGTCAAGCCCTCGTGCCAAACCCGCCAGACCAACGCGACCAGCACGACCATGACTGTGATGGCCACCGGGGCCCCGTGCTCAGCTGGCCCGCTCTTCAGACCAAGCCTGGCCCTGGAGGCTGGCGGCCGTGGCGCCACGCTCGTGCAGTTGGGCCCTGTGAGCACCCAGGTCAGGCCTGGCGGTGAGGGTGGCCCCCTAGCTGGCCTGGGCCCGTTGGTGTCCGTGGGGCGCCAGCCGGAGGTGCATCACGCCCACACGACGTACACCGCCACCACAGCCCGCTCTACCGTGGGTGCCGGGGAACCCAGTGAGGTGCAGGGGATGCCCACGCTTGGGTACGAGAGCTCGCCTGGCGCCGCTGTGACTGCGAAGGCCCTGGAGGCGCTGCTGTGCTCCTCGGCCACCGTGACGCAGGTCTGCTCCAACCCCCCGTGCGAGACCCACGAGACGGGCACCACCCCTACGCCCACCACCGCCACGTCCACCGGGGGTGCGGGCCAGCCAGAGGGTGGGCAGCAGCCCCCCGCCGGGCGCCCCTGTGAAACGCACCAGACGGCTTCCACCGGTACCACCATGTCAGTCAGCATGGGCGCCCTGCTCCCCGACGCCGCGCCCTCCCACAGAACCCTGGAGTCCGCCTTGGAGGGGGCGGCACCGCCCACAGTTACCCCCCAGGCTGGAGCTTCGTTGCTGGCTCCTTTCCCGACGCAGAGGGTGTGCTCCAACCCCCCCTGTGAGACCCACGAGACAGGCACCACGCACACGGCCACCACTGTCACCTCCAACATGAGTTCCAACCAAG ACCCCCCGCCGCCTGCCAGCGACCAGGGAGAGGTGGAGAACACCCAGGGTGACGGCGTGAACATCCCCAGTTCCAGTCCCATCACGACAACGGTGTCCTCCACGCTGACACGGGCCGTGACCACTGTGACACAGTCCACACCGGTCCCTGGCCCTTCGGTGCCG AAGATCTCATCAGTGACCGAGACTACCCCAGGGGCTCTGACCACCGAAGTCCCCATCCCGGCCACGATAACAGTGACCATAGCCAACACAGAAACTTCTGACATGCCCTTCTCTGCTGTTGACATCCTGCAGCCCCCAGAGGAGCTCCAGGCCTCACCAGGGCCTCGCCAGCAGCTTCCGCCACGGCAACTCCTGCAGCCTGCCTCCGCGCCCCTGATGGGGGAGTCCGCCGAGGTCCTGTCAGCCTCCCAGGCCCCCGAGCTCCAGGCCGCCGTGGATCTGAGCAGTACAGGGGACCCGTCTTCAGGCCAGGAGCCTGCCAGCTCAGCCATGGTAGCCACTGTGGTGGTCCAGCCGCCCCCGCCCACGCAGTCCGAAGTAGACCAGTTGTCACTTCCCCAAGAGCTGATGGCCGAGGCCCAGGCGGGCACCACCACCCTCATGGTAACGGGGCTCACACCCGAGGAGCTGGCGGTGACTGCCGCCGCTGAAGCGGCCGCCCAGGCCGCGGCCACAGAGGAAGCCCAGGCCCTGGCCATCCAGGCCGTGCTCCAGGCTGCGCAGCAGGCCGTCATGG CAGGCACCGGGGAGCCCATGGACACGTCGGAGGCGGCGGCCGCTGTGACGCAGGCGGAACTGAGCCACCTGTCGGCCGAGGGCCAGGAGGGCCAGGCTACCACCATCCCCATCGTGCTGACACAGCAGGAGCTGGCCGCCCtggtgcagcagcagcagctgcaggaggcgcaggcccagcagcagcagcaccaccTCCCCACGGAGGCGCTGGCCCCTGCCGACAGCCTCAACGACCCGGCCATCGAGAGCAACTGCCTGAACGAGCTGGCCGGGGCTGCGCCCAGCACCGTGGCCCTGCTGCCCTCCACGGCCACTGAGA GCCTGGCTCCGTCCAACACGTTTGTGGCCCCCCAGCCAGTCGTGGTCGCCAGTCCCGCGAAGCTGCAGGCCGCGGCTACCCTGACGGAAGTGGCCAATGGCATCGAGTCCCTGGGCGTA AAGCCAGACCTACCACCCCCGCCCAGCAAAGCCCCCGTGAAGAAAGAGAACCAGTGGTTTGATGTGGGGGTCATTAAAGGCACCAACGTGATGGTAACACACTATTTCCTGCCACCCGATGACGCTGCCCCGTCGGAT GACGACTCGGGCACGGTGCCCGACTACAACCAGCTGAAGAAGCAGGAGCTGCAGCCTGGCACTGCCTACAAGTTCCGCGTCGCTGGGATCAACGCCTGCGGCCGGGGGCCCTTCAGCGAGATCTCAGCCTTTAAGACGTGTCTGCCTGGCTTCCCAGGGGCCCCCTGTGCCATTAAAATCAGCAAA AGTCCAGACGGTGCTCACCTCACCTGGGAGCCGCCCTCTGTGACCTCCGGCAAGATCATCGAGTACTCGGTGTACCTGGCCATCCAGAGCTCGCAGGCTGGGGGCGAGCCCAAGAGCTCCACCCCGGCGCAGCTGGCCTTCATGCGGGTGTACTGtgggcccagcccctcctgcctcgTGCAGTCCTCCAGCCTCTCCAACGCCCACATCGACTACACCACCAAGCCCGCCATCATCTTCCGCATCGCTGCCCGCAATGAGAAGGGCTACGGCCCAGCCACCCAAGTCAGGTGGTTGCAAG AAACCAGTAAAGACAGCTCTGGCGCCAAGCCGGCCAGCAAGC